tcgaaggggtcaaatacttatttccctcattaacatgcaaatcaatttataactttttttaaatgcgtatttctggatttttttgttgttattctgtctctcactgttaaaatacacctaccattcaaattatagactgatcatttctttgtcagtgggcaaacgtacaaaatcagcaggggatcaaatactttttccccccactgtatgttaAACGTGTGtggtagttttttgttttgtttttccttcggTTTCCTACCTCAGGCCACTTATCTTGAATCACATCGATGATGTCGTCTGTAAAATCTCCCTGAATGATGATTTCATCCTCCGCTGTAACAGAGGCTCCACAAGAGAATTTCTGGGCAAAAAATCTCTGTGCTTCTTTAAGGTCAATATCTACAagaggggggggaaaaaagaaactaAGACCATCAAGTGCCAGAAGAAATAGCATTAGGGACTCAAATCAGTCAAATAGTCCACTGTTTTATACTACACTATTAATGTGAGGAACAATATTTGCAGAAAACGTCTGTATGTGTATTTCTATTCAACGCAATGATAAGCTCTTAATGAAAGTATAGCTAAAAACAACCCACAAATGATTATtgtaaattactttttaaaagagGCTGCCGGTCATGTGCTCAGAAATAAGTGGTGGTGGACATAGCAGGTTCTGTTTCTGCTTCTAGAATTTCATACAAGTATGTAcgcttaaataaatgtataaatacgaGGATCAGCAAAGTACAACAAGATTAGGATTGATAAAGATGAACAATAAATTATAAAGTCAGGGTAATATGCTCACGAAATAGTCACACAATGCAGACATGTTTGTCTAACTCTTACCAAAGGTTGCAAGACCACAGACCCTAGTGACGTATTTCTTCTTAGCCCTGGGGATTTTGGCTATGGTTACTTTCTGGGGAACcgtcttcttcttctgtttaaTCTGACCTCTGCCACCTGGAAGAGAGAGGGGCATGAGACTAGAGTACACCTCCTAAAGAAGTTGCAGAAAAAGCTTGCGTGGCATGAGTCAGTTTCCTGACCGGGGCCTCGAAAGCAGAGCACCACACCTTGTGCAGCACACACTACCAACACATATCttcaaatcatattttaaacatggtgTTACACCTCAAAACATCTCCTGTGGAGACCTTGATCCACCTCCCAGCTTGGAAAAAATACGGTTTGGTGATGAGGTTTATTCTGtgatttttcactttgataAGAGGACATAATACATTTGCCTTTTCAATTTTGACATTAAGCACAAAGCACAAGCGCAAGTTTGCATAAACGTCAGCAGCAGCAAGATACTGATTTCAATACAAGCTTGAAAACCCACAGAAAAGCATTACTATTAAGCAATAAcattaaattacaatatttaagTATTAAAAGCAGCACAGACAGGGAACGTTTTTATTTGGACACAAAGGGAACTTTTTCCAGGGCAGTGAATCAAGTGAAGCAACGTCTAACTTGGTATTTACCGAAATGTGTCAAGCAGGACATGCTTACTCAAACAGCAGTGTAAATAAGAAGGTTGTGTAGATCCAGGGTGCATTTCCTTCCTTACCTTCAtgactatttttttgtttttgtttagactAGTTTAATGCATGTCACACAGTTGCATCGAAATGAAGACTGACTAAGCCTAAGACTAAGTCTCCTCATCCCCcggctaatatatatatacatacatgtatacatagagctctggaaaaaattaagagaccacttaacatttatttctgaacttgggagtggtctcatttttttttacagagctgtatgtatgtatgtatgtatgtatgtatatatatatatatatatatatatatataataaatgcacACATCCACATCATTTATAgaacaaaaaaagtttttgaaaaAAGAGATCATACATCCCATCTCACTTGTTAATTTGTTAGTAGACAATCAATCCCAGTTTCCCCATTAGTTTGTTCCAAATCTAGCCACAAAACGTAGTATAAAAACCCATCCCAATTCAGTCTTGTAGGCTGCTGAACTCAGGACCTGGGGTCAATACTGGTCCCATCACCTCTACATGGTTCAAAATACTGGACTCAAATCCCCTCACAATCTAAGGGTCAAAGTTAAAAAGACTCGGTGTGTTTAAGCCCATGTGTGTGCACAACCTCTGTTACCAAAAGAGGAAGAAATATTCTACGAAGGGGATCTGGAAACTTGTTCAAGGAACCAACATTACAGCGGATTAAGGCAGAGATCAGCAGAGCAATACAATCACCCCTCAGAGACATGCAATGCGTCTCATATTGCTTCCACAGCTGTGACTTACAGCGTATACATTTATTCTTCTGTTACTTTGAGGTTTGAAGCTGAACATCCATGAGCCTGCCATTTTTACATAGTAGTCTCTGGACTTTGGCTAAGCCCCTGGTTTTAGTAGAAGCAATTTGGTCAATGGTACATACATGAATGTTCCTACAGTGGTGATTAATTcatcaattaaaatgttgaaaatctaTATTTAGGTTAATGCACATAGAACTTTGATGCCAATGAGAGGAAGCCTACAAATGAACCGTAACCCTTAACCCCTAACCTCTCACCtctcttctgcttcttcttctcctcctcctcccccagagCAGGGACCTCTCCACCACCACTGTCCTGCTTAGGAGAGTTTCCTGCAGGTCACAGGATTACAAGACAAAAGTGAAATGctagaaatgtaataaataaataaaatgtaacaattaGACCGGACTAAAATAAGGTTTGGCTTTACTTACCTACACTGAGTTTGGCAAACTCATCTGGGAAGTTTTTCTCCAACCACTGCCTGCATTTCGCTGGTTCAGGCATATATTCACAGTACTGGGAAGAGAGGTTAGGTTAGGCAACACAATTCAAAAGCACAATTGCACTGAAATCTTGCAGAGGACTGGAAACAGTTAAAAAGTGATCTAACAAAtgattggaaaaataaaatacactgcaCTATTTATAGTGTAAAATAATGCAATGATTGCACCCTCTTGAGTCACCTAAGGGCTACTTCAGTTCACAAATTCAGCTTCCACAGGGTTGTTGCATTGCTCATTGTTTGGTTCTGTACAGGTTTATTTACATGGAGCCAGTGGTTTATATGGTTGATATATGAAATATCTGAGTTGTATTTAGAATTGTGATCATGATGTATGATGATATGCTAGGTgtgaaaaccaaaataaatgtgtggttACTGCAGATTTTAAACATACCTCTGTTGGCAAGGAAcaaactgcaaaacaaaaagagaaaattaaaaaacaaacacacacattcaatgCAGGAAGTGCAAGACACATCCcagaacacacagacactttgaGCAACTAATCAATAAAACCACTTAGATACTCCTAGAACTCTTGAAAGAGACtggcattttaaagcattttttttaagtacataACACATTATATCTCATAAGAGAACAGTCCAAACAATCTAAATAAAACACAGAGAACATTAAAGTTTACAAGCCATTTTAATTCCtgaacacaaaaaaatatatcatttcaGTGAATATTAATATCAAATTGTAAAAAAAGACTTCCCTTTCTAAATATGTAAATCAATGTATGCACTTACTAGGCATGTGCATTTTTTCCTATgtatctctctctgtatatatggGTGTATTACACTGTAATTATTTCAAGAATCCACTTATGTCAAGTTTTTACtcagcaaacaaaaataaaaggggATTTTGGAGATGCATTTCTACAGTACGGAAGAACGGAAGCATATTGCTGCGACacggaaaaaaataaaataaaaataccagtTTGCCAACAcaaaaaaatttattaaaaaaatgcaaggTTTGGGGGCATGTTGCTGCCagggattttttctttttcttttcccttggggttgggggcgtgttgttgccattttttttttttgtccaagaCCATTTGTAGTTCTTATGAGTAACCTCGCAATACGACAGAACTGGATAAGAACTGAAACTATATCGCTCCTGCGAATCATTCTGAAAATGCGTCTCTTTATGTGTCCtgatatatttaattgtgttgtcattaaataaaaaccaaaTGCTGCCAAAAAATATACTGTTTAAAAACATGTACCAGACAAAGTGCTAATAGCAAGTGTAGCCAGAGCTCCCTGCTCTGCATTCTTACCACCAACAACAGGAACCGCAGCTACTccagcacagtacagtgtgaaGCCCACTAAACGGGAACAGCACGTGTGTCAGACATTGTCCACTTTTACTTTAACCTTGGTCTCCTCATTAACAAATATTACAATGTTTGAGCCACGTAAACAGAACTGTGCTCAGAATAAGAACATTCAGAAGGATTTTAATAGAAAAACATACCCACTTTACTTGAAGTAGCATTGTTTTTGATGGCAGAAATAGGTAAATAAGGGAAGCTACATGGGTATAAAATGATGCACCTTATATGACTTCAACAGGGCTTTGTGGAAAATCAAGCCACCAGACGCCTTCTCCACACACTGGATCCTGAgggagtgtgtcacagtgtctcaCACAAGCAGTATGTCAGTTTATTAACTTTCTATCCTTCCTAGCCAGTTCTGTCATATCACGAGGACCCATAAGAACTACAAATGGTCTTGGACAATTTTTTCATGTGAACATTtggattgcattttttttcttgtaaaatGTACAGAAGCATATTGATGCCACAagtaaagaggaagaaaaaaaaaaaggaaacaaactcaCAGAAAAGTGCATTTCTTGTTTGTGTTAAATTAAACCTCTTAATATAAATACACTAAATGTATTCATGTTGAATTATGTATGACTAGCACAATTGCGTCTACACTTCttagctcattgtactaggaCGTATGCTTATTGTCTTTTATACAAATGGTAtcactgcactttgtaatgatttgaaatgtttgtgtaaactgtaagtcaccctggatgtctactttgaataaataaatacaaataataaacctatttttatttcttgtgaaATTTTCAAATcttctcagttttgttagtttaAATTATTCCAAAAACAATCtggcaatttaaaataaaatgagaaaacGTCAAAGCAGGTAAGTAGCCTTCCcccccccttttcttttttcctttagaTTTTACAGGAAGAACAACATCCTatctaaccaaaaaaaatgaggtatggtgtttctgtgtggggaaACACAAGGATGACCATACAGGTACAAAAGCACGTTAATAATTGAAGATTTATcaaggatgttttttttaattgtgtgtgcgtgtatgtatgtatgtatgtgtatatatatatatatctacacacatacacgcacgatatatatatttgtaaactgTTAGCAGAACTGTCATACACATTTCAATACTAGATTCTTGTCACCACAATTGTATTACTGTTATTCTTATCTGTAGACTGAATTTTTACACCAAGCATAAGGACATTGATCAATCAAATTTAATCCTACTAAAAAACACCAGCTGAAGCACAATTAAATGTTTGAGAGTACAACATGTCAATATGACTCAGCTTTTATGAGAACTCCTTCATACCTCCACAGTAGAGCACTTTCAAAGGGTATTTAGCGTTGGAGTCAGCATGCCTGCGATCCACTTTGTTCTCTGGTGAACCTGATTCTGCATTTTCAGTAGTAGCCATTGTTATATTTtctaaaacaaagaacaaaaacagagagagcATTATTCTactgaaatgtattaaacaGATCCAAAAACTGTGGAAAGTCTTTTTCACTACAGCAGAATGCAAGACTTTAGGCCAATGGGTTTGAAAATTGCCAAATGGTGCCATCTAGtgaataagaaagaaagaaatactcaAGAGTTATGTATGGCTCAGGCACTATAAAAATGTTTCTGCACCTTGCATCAGACAGGCACATTCTGCAGTCTATAGACTAACCATACTATACATCAGGATTGTCCTGCACTTTGCATAGTGATCCAGAACCTTTAgcaatacaaaaacataaataatcacAGCAGAGGAGAAATGGCCTGATAGGTCCTGATTTGATCAAAATTATATGTTGTAGAACACAGACCTGGAAATGAAAAAAGATGGTTAGTAATCCTACATAATCAAGAAACTATAGCATGTCACTGCCGAATAAGAAAAAACACTGCACAAACAGAGGACCCTTTCTTTCTGGCCCAGCACAGGAACAGTAATAGTCCTCAATACACTGTACAGTTAGAATAAAATGCAGAGACAATCTCCATACAATAGGAAGTCAAGAGCGGCTCAACCCTTGCAGGATTCGCCATCACTCCTTCTCCTATGGTAGTAGTATCCCGGCTGTAGAAAAGCTCCAAAAGGGTGTTGCCGTTTTGCACGAATATAACCCTACACGATCAATGGCTAATGCATAGATCCTGGCGATTCTTACATGCACCAAACTTGGACCAAAAGCTTGTGGAAGCGGTCTTGCGACATGTACAAGCATGCAAATACCTTGATTTTAGAGCAGATGCGCGGCCTCTACATACATGGAGATCAGTGCGGCCATTCCCTAACGAAGGGAGTACCCTCCTACCCTGTAAAGATCTGTACAGTTGCCAGGGTTTCCTACAAATACATCTGGTTATATCCCCCCCTCCGATCTACGTTCACAACTCTATTTTAGAGAAAATAGCTACGAAATAATAAAACCCGAAATCTATCAAACCACGCAGGCGTCGCATTTCCTATTAGCGTTTAAATGACAGAAATACCCTGAACACCGCCACAGCAAGTTGAACGTAAATGGGGGGAAACGGAAGTAAAAGTCAGTTGCATTTGGtagttatttctttctttccattATATAAAAACAACCCGTAAAACAGCAGTGCGAAACTGGTCAGAGAGGATCACTACCATCATGCAAGCATTTTCTTAGCGACGAAGCAGTATGGAGATGACCTAGACATCAACCTCCCAGATTATTCACCATAGGACGAAAAAGCTTCTCGAAAATTGCATATAGTTACAAATGACATCATgagtacatttttttaaacggTATTAACTGTTCAACTTTTAAATAATATGGGGACCAATACGTGCTCTCTCTCGCGACTTTCCACCTCATTCATTTCCAGTATAAAACTTCAAAATGAACAATCAATGCATCATAACTTACATAATCATACATACCCCGTAATTACAACCCTTAAATTAAGTACTGCCAATCGAAAAGTTAAGCATTATTATGTAGTGGGAAATGATctggtaaaaaataataaaacgaaCACCAAAAAGCACACCTCTCTACTAGTCTTGCTCGGGGTCCTGTCTTACGAAGTGGACGCTTAATTTGGCATCAATAGGAAGTCATTCAACTGCctgaatataaatcaatatatttttgatttttttggAGACATACAATAACTTAAGATATGACATATTTGACATGCATACTTATATGTTAATGACGTGTATTTTAATGCTATTCCAAAATATagatttgttaattaaaatggcAGTTTCTATCAGGCCTATATGTTTCGGGAGATGGCCCTTCTGTGATCTGTGGATTTCTTTACAATGTATTGTCTAAATTTTTATagagtttaaaaaagaaacagtaAATCAATAAATCCGAATTAAATAATAGAAAGAATAATCAAGGCATAACTGGAACTCGACACGTAGGCCTTAGCATGTTTTTATTGGAGGTAAGACATATCCGTCATTTTACAAAACCGTGTAAAGTTTTTGAAACACTTCTAAAACTCTGATTGTTATTATACGACTGTATGCTCGTTGACGATTGGTTATGTTcagcaacacaaaataaacaagtgACGGACTTGGACTCCGTCCTCTCTAGTGTCCTGTGCTCAGCTTGAAATGATGCACAGCCTACATAGGTTTGccagtgttttaaaatgtgtctgtGTTGGAAAGCTGGCCGCTAACAAGCCTCTACACAAATGCAGATTCCAGAGAAAATGTAGACTAATGCTAATGCTAAAATGAAATACATCTGAAATTCAGCTTCATGCAGGATTTTGATCAACTTAACAATAAAACCCACAACCAGCATACATGTTTCATAAAAAAATTCGAACaagttatatatagatatagatctaTCTATGGAAAGGGGAAGACGTGAATATGGTACAATGGAAAAGATAAACGACCAATTAGTCCAAATAGAAACGACCAGAGGACAGCAGTGCTGTTTTAACCAGTCATTTGGAAACGGTAGATTGCTAGGCCATAGAAGATAGGATTTATAGGCATTTTTCACTTTCCAGTTAATCATAATATGGCGATTCCAGGAAAAGATAGACATTTGTATCACATTTACAAAATGCATAATTGCTTTGGCCAATGCCTATTGgtgctttaataaataaaatcacaccATCCATCCAGCATTTTTTGTGCAACAGTGTGAGTAACATCATAGTTTATCTACATAATTTATCTAACctcatatatatactgtattcagAAGAAATGCACAAAGCTTTTGCTTGAGGCCTGATTTGAAATCCAGCAGGGGTCACTACTGAAATTAATGGTCTTTTTTCTTGTCGTCTGTTTTTTTAACGTGGATAACCAATACCTATTACAACTTCTGAAGTCATTGGTCATAGAGAATGGCCTGGCCACTGGTATTATTTTCCCCTTAATGGTATGTCACAAGTCCTTAGCAGTGTATTGGATTGTTAAGCTTTATGATCATTTCCCTCTCTTGGTTTTCTCTGGAGTCCTATGTGGAGGCTGACATTTGTGAAGGGCATCGTTATATATTGTGGACAATAATGTGCTGCCAGCTTATGGTGaggttcttatatatatatatatatattagatttcttatgtatttcattactgatctaatataaaaatatataattaattggcAAACTTTTAAGTTACTGACCTTGTTGATGTAAAACACTAGAGACAGTTTGAAAAAATCTTGTATAATTACTTTCAGGTATTGCTATGGATCCCTGGCACAGCACTCCCATAAAACAAGTAAGGACACTTCTATTTGATACATAGAAAAAGATGTTTTAAGTGCACTTTTGAGAACCAACTCAACATGTGAGTCATTAAGttgttgcatttaaaaaaaatgtgtccTGAAGAAAGCAAGACAAAGAATTTAAATGCGTACTTTAATTTCAGTTGCATTGTTATTTTAAGACCTccaaaaacaatgcatttgaaTTGAATGCCTTAATGTCTGTTTTTGCAGCACAGTTTTAGCTTGGCAAAGAATTCATCCTCTCCTACACAGCTTCATTTTGGCAACGGAGCGAAAACACAGACATTATCCCCCTTGCAGGTCTCTGATGATCGGCCAGCTTCTGTTGCTGAGAGGAAGCATGTGCAGGTAGGAGGGGACGCCATGTTGGGTGCAGGGCTGCAGCGTTCTCGAAGAAACACAGGTCATAGACATAATGGCTCTGCAGACATTCCTAGCATTCGGGTTTCATTCAATGTTTTATAGACTCCACGACTGAGTCTTCATATCTGCTCTGCACACACATCATGAGTCTTTATTATGCCAATTACAGCACATTAATACCATGCTACTGCTCTGCTGCCTCCTGCTATTATTAGCTGGCCTCTGTTTGTTTGGCTTTGCATCGAAAGTGTGTATAGTAGTTGCCTGAAGGTGGCAGTgcatttaaaatttaatttaacgATTCATTCAAAAAGTCCTGTAGGTAAAGGATTTAAACTACAGCTCGAAGAAAACTAAATAAGACATTGTATCCTATAATGTGCAGTTTGTAGTGCAAGtactttttttctgttctgtaaAACTGTGTCCTTTCAGTGAAAGCCTGGTTCATGTTTCTTTGGAATTcagaatttgtttatttagcttTTTTATCGCATTCCTCCTAAGATGATGTCCAATATTGGTCAATTTAAACTTTCTAAATAGCGATGCAGACTCCTGAGGTCTTAAGCAATAGCATCCTCTTCTTTCTCCCCTCTTGCCCATTGATAGTTCTGTCACTAGTGATCTTTCCATTGGTCTGTAATGGATACTCTTGAATGCACAGCAGAAGGCAGTGGACTTCTGCCTTCACTACCACCCAGTGTGGTACACAACATGCTTTACATTAATGATTCAGAAGCACTTATATCTCCAAGGGGATCTCTGTCTGGCAGGCATGCATGGCACAGTGAGATTGCCAGTGTGTGCAATTATTAATTCTGTCCAGCTGTCAATTTGGAAGAAACCTGTGGCTTGAGTTTTCCTTGTGCAGTAGGACAGCACATCTATTACCAGGGGCCTGTAATTCTAGTTCAGTCTAAATGTTGGTTTAAAAGACCTTTCTAATTTATTCTATGTCACAAGTTTCTGATAGGGCAGTGACTGTAAAATAGTGTGCCTTTGGccagtgtgagggagctgcaaGCCCTGGTACACTTTTGGGATAAACACTAACTTTGTAGCATGCTGCAGCTGGACTGTACAGATAATAAACAGATTTTAttccatgaaaacattttggtaaaatgcatttgactttttaaaggACTATGGCAGTGATAGATTAATATTGTATAGAAATGTGTAATTTCTTTGTAGGTGCTTACAAAACCCGTAGTGTGAATATTGTTATGCTAATTGTCTCCCACAGTGTATTTGTTCTTCTGTGTGTCTTAATACAAACATTGTGCATTAAATGCTTCAACCATATTCCTGCATTACTGTAGTTGTTT
This sequence is a window from Amia ocellicauda isolate fAmiCal2 chromosome 17, fAmiCal2.hap1, whole genome shotgun sequence. Protein-coding genes within it:
- the denr gene encoding density-regulated protein, with protein sequence MATTENAESGSPENKVDRRHADSNAKYPLKVLYCGVCSLPTEYCEYMPEPAKCRQWLEKNFPDEFAKLSVGNSPKQDSGGGEVPALGEEEEKKKQKRGGRGQIKQKKKTVPQKVTIAKIPRAKKKYVTRVCGLATFDIDLKEAQRFFAQKFSCGASVTAEDEIIIQGDFTDDIIDVIQDKWPEVDDDSIEDLGEVKK